Proteins encoded together in one Nostoc sp. PCC 7524 window:
- a CDS encoding isoaspartyl peptidase/L-asparaginase, producing MKSQVQPKLIIHGGAGSSLHGKGGLEAVRRSLYAVVEEVYALLLSGVNATTAVARGCQLLEDDPRFNAGTGSVLQSDGQIRMSASLMDGASSRFSGVINISRVKNPIDLAQFLQTAPDRVLSDYGAAELAREMQIPSYNALTELRLQEWIQERQDNFKRTMAGVVAEPELLETSNAGRGTIGVVALDAYGKLAAGTSTGGKGFERIGRVSDSAMPAGNYATGYAAVSCTGIGEDIIDECLAAKIVVRVTDGMSLKDAMKKSFAEAHEHQRDLGAIALDANGAIAWGKTSQVILAAFHDGVQIGDTLELPEGTEVGCTVEC from the coding sequence ATGAAGTCACAGGTGCAACCAAAATTAATTATTCATGGGGGAGCTGGTAGTTCTCTCCACGGTAAAGGCGGATTAGAGGCAGTACGCCGATCGCTTTATGCAGTGGTAGAAGAAGTTTATGCTCTATTATTGTCAGGAGTGAATGCTACGACAGCAGTAGCTAGGGGTTGTCAATTGTTGGAAGATGACCCCCGTTTTAATGCTGGGACTGGTTCTGTGCTGCAATCTGATGGTCAAATTCGGATGAGTGCTTCCTTGATGGATGGTGCATCCAGCCGCTTTAGCGGAGTGATTAATATTTCACGAGTAAAAAATCCGATTGATTTGGCACAATTTTTACAAACTGCACCAGACCGGGTACTGTCAGATTACGGCGCGGCAGAATTAGCCAGGGAAATGCAAATTCCTAGTTACAATGCTCTGACTGAGTTGCGGTTGCAAGAATGGATACAAGAGCGTCAAGATAATTTTAAAAGAACGATGGCTGGTGTGGTAGCAGAACCGGAACTACTAGAAACCAGTAATGCGGGACGTGGTACGATTGGCGTAGTGGCTTTAGATGCCTATGGGAAACTGGCAGCTGGAACTTCCACAGGTGGTAAAGGCTTTGAGCGCATTGGCAGAGTCAGTGATTCTGCCATGCCCGCAGGTAATTATGCTACTGGTTATGCGGCTGTTAGTTGTACTGGCATTGGCGAAGATATTATTGATGAATGTTTAGCCGCAAAGATTGTTGTGCGTGTGACTGATGGGATGTCCCTCAAAGACGCGATGAAAAAGTCTTTTGCTGAAGCTCATGAACATCAAAGGGATTTAGGAGCGATCGCCTTAGATGCTAATGGTGCGATCGCCTGGGGTAAAACCAGCCAAGTCATCCTCGCCGCCTTCCACGATGGCGTACAGATTGGCGATACCTTAGAACTCCCGGAAGGGACTGAGGTAGGTTGTACGGTGGAGTGTTAA
- the glmU gene encoding bifunctional UDP-N-acetylglucosamine diphosphorylase/glucosamine-1-phosphate N-acetyltransferase GlmU, translating to MVVVAILAAGRGTRMKSSLPKVLHSLGGRSLVERVLASAEPLAPSRRIVIVGYQAQEVKAALHSPELEFVEQTVQLGTGHAIQQLLPHLEGYTGDLIVLNGDVPLLRSETLEKLLHTHQTHQNAATILTAYLPNPKGYGRVFCNDQDFVQQIVEEKDCNPAQRQNQRINAGIYCFRWQNLAQVLPHLEANNAQKEYYLTDAVTQVGQVMAVDVEDEQEILGINDRLQLATAYEILQKRVKEKWLLAGVTLVDPNSITIDDTVELQPDVIIEPQTHLRGNTVIQTGSRIGPGSLIENSQLGENVTIHYSVVTDSVIQAGSKIGPYAHLRGHAQVGNNCRIGNFVELKNTQIGDRTNVAHLSYLGDATAGNQVNIGAGTITANYDGVKKHRTIIGDRSKTGSNSVLVAPITLGNDVYVAAGSTVTEDVPDDCLVIARSRQVVKPGWRNKSE from the coding sequence ATGGTAGTTGTAGCAATACTAGCAGCAGGACGTGGCACCAGAATGAAATCGAGCTTACCCAAAGTTTTACACTCTTTGGGTGGGCGATCGCTAGTGGAAAGAGTGCTAGCAAGTGCAGAACCACTAGCACCATCACGGCGGATAGTGATTGTCGGATATCAGGCTCAAGAAGTAAAAGCAGCTCTACATTCCCCTGAATTAGAGTTTGTCGAACAAACTGTACAACTAGGAACAGGTCACGCCATCCAACAATTACTGCCCCATTTGGAGGGATACACTGGGGATTTAATCGTACTTAATGGTGATGTCCCACTATTACGCAGCGAAACCCTAGAAAAGTTATTACATACTCACCAAACACATCAAAACGCCGCTACTATCCTCACAGCCTACCTACCCAACCCTAAAGGCTACGGGCGCGTTTTTTGTAATGATCAAGACTTTGTGCAACAAATTGTTGAAGAAAAAGACTGTAATCCTGCTCAAAGACAAAATCAACGTATTAATGCCGGCATTTATTGCTTCCGTTGGCAGAACTTAGCACAGGTTCTGCCCCATTTAGAAGCGAATAACGCCCAGAAAGAATATTATCTCACCGATGCTGTCACCCAGGTAGGTCAGGTAATGGCGGTAGATGTGGAAGATGAACAAGAGATTTTGGGTATAAATGACCGCCTGCAACTAGCCACAGCCTACGAAATTTTACAAAAGCGAGTTAAGGAAAAATGGCTGCTAGCTGGTGTTACCCTTGTAGACCCCAACAGCATTACTATCGATGACACCGTAGAATTACAGCCAGATGTGATTATTGAACCCCAAACTCATCTCCGGGGTAATACTGTAATTCAAACCGGGAGTCGTATCGGCCCAGGTAGTTTGATTGAAAATAGCCAATTGGGTGAAAATGTGACCATACATTACTCCGTAGTCACAGATAGCGTGATTCAGGCTGGCAGTAAAATAGGCCCCTATGCTCATTTGCGGGGTCATGCTCAAGTTGGTAATAATTGCCGCATCGGTAATTTTGTCGAATTGAAAAACACCCAGATAGGCGATCGCACCAACGTCGCCCATTTATCTTATTTAGGTGATGCAACTGCGGGTAATCAAGTCAATATTGGTGCAGGAACAATTACCGCCAACTATGACGGCGTGAAAAAACACCGTACAATCATAGGCGATCGCTCCAAAACTGGTTCTAATAGCGTTTTAGTAGCTCCAATAACCTTGGGTAATGATGTCTATGTGGCGGCTGGTTCTACTGTGACCGAAGATGTACCTGATGATTGTTTAGTGATTGCTCGCTCTCGTCAAGTAGTTAAACCCGGTTGGCGGAATAAGAGTGAGTAG
- a CDS encoding response regulator: MIKRSGDYTGSTEQQVSGSNPPSKVNSIDANHATELQDEGNYSLGLSKEDFIIAESQKVDSWLNPGYNCLIPRTLKTKTALDNSFDAEPPKVLVVDDHTASRMTAVALLAMEGYTVVEADSGFVAVELVKRQQPDLILLDVMMPGMDGFEVCQLLKQDENTRLIPVIFITALNDRRSRIRGIEVGADDFLTKPFDRVELVARVKSLVRQKRLNEDLDHAEQVLFSIARAIESRDPNTGDHCERLVDLGQAFGEYLNLSRCQIRDLRWGGYLHDIGKVGIPDTVLLKQGKLTPEDWVIMKQHVLIGEKICQPLRSMQGVIPIIRHHHERWDGSGYPDGLKGDEIPYLAQIFQIIDIYDALTSERPYKKAFSAEEALCVMLDETEAGWRNPQLVNQFAEFVLALKRQQA, encoded by the coding sequence GTGATTAAAAGGAGTGGTGATTATACAGGCTCTACTGAACAACAGGTGAGTGGGTCTAACCCCCCAAGCAAAGTCAATAGTATTGATGCCAATCATGCAACAGAATTGCAAGATGAAGGAAATTATTCCTTGGGTTTATCTAAAGAAGATTTTATAATTGCAGAAAGCCAAAAAGTAGATTCTTGGCTCAACCCTGGTTATAACTGTTTAATTCCGAGAACTCTAAAAACCAAAACGGCTCTAGATAATAGCTTTGATGCCGAACCACCAAAAGTCTTAGTAGTTGACGATCATACTGCTAGTAGAATGACGGCTGTAGCACTGTTAGCAATGGAAGGCTACACAGTCGTTGAGGCAGATAGTGGTTTTGTAGCGGTGGAACTGGTGAAGCGACAGCAACCCGATTTAATTTTGCTAGATGTGATGATGCCGGGTATGGATGGGTTTGAAGTTTGTCAATTGCTCAAACAAGATGAAAATACCAGACTAATACCCGTAATTTTTATTACAGCTTTAAATGATAGGCGATCGCGCATCCGGGGGATTGAAGTAGGAGCAGATGATTTTTTAACTAAACCCTTTGATCGGGTAGAGTTAGTAGCTCGTGTTAAGTCTTTAGTAAGACAGAAGCGTTTAAATGAAGACTTAGATCATGCAGAACAAGTATTGTTTTCCATAGCCAGGGCTATTGAAAGCCGCGATCCCAATACAGGCGACCACTGTGAACGGCTAGTAGACTTAGGACAAGCCTTTGGTGAGTATCTGAATCTTTCCCGTTGCCAAATTCGGGATTTAAGGTGGGGTGGTTATCTTCACGATATTGGTAAAGTGGGAATTCCCGATACAGTATTGCTCAAACAAGGCAAACTCACCCCTGAAGATTGGGTAATTATGAAGCAACACGTATTGATTGGGGAAAAAATTTGCCAACCACTACGTAGTATGCAGGGAGTAATTCCCATCATTCGTCATCATCATGAACGTTGGGATGGTTCAGGCTACCCTGATGGGCTGAAGGGAGATGAAATTCCCTACTTAGCACAAATATTTCAGATCATTGATATTTACGATGCCCTGACTAGCGAACGCCCATACAAAAAAGCTTTTAGCGCCGAAGAAGCACTATGCGTGATGCTAGACGAAACTGAGGCTGGTTGGCGTAATCCTCAATTGGTTAACCAATTTGCTGAGTTTGTTTTGGCCTTAAAGCGTCAGCAGGCTTAA
- a CDS encoding tRNA (5-methylaminomethyl-2-thiouridine)(34)-methyltransferase MnmD, producing MTIPKFATFSPQVTADGSFTFFSQEFGEAFHSHFGAKQESFLKFVSPTQINLAAPKPVLRLLDICYGLGYNTAAALQTIWAVNPNCYVELIGLELDLAVPQAAMEHHLLDNWNYEYTTILHQLACEQQAQTERLNARLFIGDARSSISRLHQLGFQADAIFLDPFSPPQCPQLWTVEFIKQVAMCLHYDGLLATYSCAAAVRTALLAAGLQIGSTPPVGRRSPGTVAAHPRNTQSEAHSALPPLSPEENEHLLTRAAIPYRDPQLNDPAPVILQRRQQEQQASSLEPTSHWRKRWLLNQDLRNKLI from the coding sequence ATGACAATACCAAAATTTGCAACTTTTTCACCACAAGTAACAGCAGATGGTTCTTTTACTTTTTTCTCCCAAGAGTTTGGTGAAGCTTTTCACAGCCATTTTGGAGCCAAGCAGGAAAGTTTTCTCAAATTTGTTAGTCCTACCCAAATTAACTTAGCTGCTCCAAAACCCGTTTTACGTCTCTTAGATATTTGTTATGGACTAGGATACAACACAGCCGCCGCTTTACAAACCATTTGGGCAGTCAATCCTAATTGTTATGTGGAATTAATTGGTTTAGAGCTAGATTTAGCTGTACCGCAAGCGGCTATGGAGCATCACTTATTAGATAACTGGAACTATGAATACACAACGATTCTGCACCAGTTAGCTTGTGAGCAACAAGCACAAACAGAACGTCTCAACGCCAGATTATTCATTGGTGATGCTAGAAGCTCAATTAGTAGATTACATCAGTTAGGTTTCCAGGCTGATGCTATTTTTTTAGACCCCTTTTCCCCACCTCAGTGTCCTCAACTATGGACTGTTGAATTTATCAAACAAGTTGCTATGTGTTTACACTATGATGGACTGCTAGCAACTTATTCCTGTGCTGCTGCTGTACGTACAGCCCTGTTGGCGGCTGGATTACAAATTGGTTCAACCCCACCAGTAGGTAGGCGATCGCCTGGTACTGTTGCAGCTCATCCGAGAAATACTCAAAGCGAAGCACACTCAGCCCTTCCTCCCCTTTCCCCAGAAGAAAATGAGCATTTGCTCACCCGTGCAGCGATTCCCTATCGTGATCCGCAATTAAACGATCCTGCCCCTGTAATTTTGCAGCGACGACAACAAGAACAACAGGCTAGTTCACTGGAGCCTACTTCCCATTGGCGAAAACGCTGGCTACTCAATCAGGACTTACGCAACAAACTTATTTAA
- a CDS encoding sulfurtransferase — translation MIDNQLVVSPAWLVQHLQDPQVVIVDCRFSLAEPQLGRQQYQYSHIEGSYYLDLNLDLSSPVGKHGGRHPLPNLKELAPKLAAMGVEFQKTLVVAYDDSRLAFASRLWWLLRYLGHEQVAVLDGGFSQWQKAGYPITDIIPQKQTANFSPKIQPQLLVDIEAVKNRKDLPTVVLVDSREGDRYRGEREPTDKIAGHIPGAVNYPWMEVTDANGNLITPTDHRQRWKNLEQAEEIIVYCGSGVTACVNLLSLELAGIHKGKLYVGSWSDWISYE, via the coding sequence ATGATTGATAATCAATTAGTTGTTTCGCCAGCCTGGCTTGTTCAACATCTTCAAGACCCGCAAGTGGTAATTGTAGATTGTCGCTTTTCTTTAGCTGAACCACAACTAGGGCGACAGCAGTACCAATACAGTCATATAGAAGGGTCTTACTATCTAGATTTGAATTTGGATCTTTCTAGTCCTGTGGGTAAGCATGGTGGCAGACATCCATTACCAAACCTCAAAGAACTAGCGCCAAAACTAGCAGCAATGGGCGTAGAGTTTCAAAAAACTTTAGTTGTAGCTTATGACGACTCTCGCTTGGCTTTTGCATCTCGTCTTTGGTGGTTGTTGCGCTATTTAGGACACGAACAAGTAGCTGTGCTGGATGGAGGCTTTAGCCAATGGCAAAAAGCTGGCTATCCTATTACAGATATTATTCCTCAAAAGCAAACAGCTAATTTTAGCCCCAAAATCCAACCACAATTGTTAGTAGATATTGAAGCTGTCAAAAATCGCAAAGATTTACCGACGGTAGTTTTGGTAGATTCAAGAGAAGGCGATCGCTACCGTGGTGAACGAGAGCCAACTGACAAAATCGCTGGACATATTCCTGGTGCTGTAAATTACCCGTGGATGGAAGTTACAGATGCTAACGGTAATTTAATCACGCCAACAGACCACCGTCAACGCTGGAAAAATCTAGAACAAGCTGAGGAAATCATAGTTTATTGCGGTTCTGGTGTAACAGCCTGTGTCAATTTACTATCTTTGGAATTAGCTGGTATTCATAAAGGTAAACTTTATGTTGGTAGTTGGAGTGATTGGATTAGTTATGAGTAA
- a CDS encoding FecR family protein, whose product MRLKLFPLAISLWGVILINLPNQVSANTPLTRAEIQSLRNFVQFIQRNTRNARPARRADALIPGDGLSTGRASLADLRFNDGSLARVGEQAVFQFLPRTRNFQLSNGTVLLLIPPGRGQTRIQTPSAAAAIRGSALFVRYDQPTDTTIVGALTNSGITVSNKDTSESQELQAGQLLVVVKGKFQGLYDFDLQNFYETSDLVKGLDLTRQNLAPSPDPAIASVQGEILAALAGQSPLSGQGIVENPSFLELSANSSQDTEQGNSTADSITDGYPVNTFVETGELLFNNAQELSNTDRPTSLETPPNSGGSNQGQIGNPGNEKPVDNAGETPGRGLIDTPDTPDTPDTPDTPDDTPDTPDDTPDTPDTPDDTPDTPDDTPDTPDDTPDTPDDTPDTPDDTPDPPAP is encoded by the coding sequence ATGCGTCTTAAACTGTTCCCGTTGGCGATTAGTTTGTGGGGTGTCATACTAATAAATTTGCCAAATCAGGTAAGTGCCAATACCCCTTTAACTCGCGCTGAGATTCAAAGCCTCCGTAACTTTGTGCAGTTTATTCAAAGAAATACCAGAAATGCGCGTCCGGCACGTCGAGCAGATGCCCTAATTCCAGGGGATGGGCTATCGACTGGTAGAGCTTCTCTAGCAGATTTGCGCTTCAATGATGGCTCTTTGGCACGGGTTGGAGAACAGGCAGTATTTCAATTTTTGCCTCGGACTCGGAATTTTCAGCTATCAAACGGGACAGTATTATTACTAATTCCACCAGGAAGGGGTCAAACACGCATCCAAACACCCAGTGCAGCAGCAGCAATCCGAGGTTCTGCCTTGTTTGTGCGCTATGACCAACCAACAGACACCACAATTGTAGGGGCATTGACCAATAGTGGGATTACAGTTTCCAATAAAGATACTTCGGAATCTCAAGAACTGCAAGCGGGTCAACTTTTAGTAGTAGTCAAAGGTAAATTTCAAGGCTTATACGATTTTGATTTGCAAAATTTTTATGAAACGAGCGATTTAGTCAAAGGACTGGATTTAACTAGACAAAATCTAGCTCCATCACCCGACCCAGCAATTGCCAGTGTACAAGGGGAAATTCTAGCAGCTTTGGCGGGGCAATCTCCTCTAAGTGGTCAAGGAATAGTTGAAAACCCATCTTTTTTAGAGTTATCTGCTAACTCCTCACAAGACACAGAGCAAGGAAATTCAACAGCAGACTCAATCACTGATGGTTATCCAGTCAATACTTTTGTGGAAACAGGTGAACTTCTGTTTAATAATGCTCAAGAATTAAGCAATACTGATAGACCAACATCTCTAGAAACTCCTCCCAATTCTGGCGGCAGCAATCAAGGTCAAATCGGTAATCCTGGTAACGAAAAACCTGTTGATAATGCTGGTGAAACCCCAGGAAGAGGGCTTATAGACACGCCAGACACACCAGACACACCAGACACACCAGACACGCCAGACGACACGCCAGACACGCCAGACGACACGCCAGACACGCCAGACACGCCAGACGACACGCCAGACACGCCAGACGACACGCCAGACACGCCAGACGACACGCCAGACACGCCAGACGACACGCCAGACACGCCAGACGACACGCCAGATCCACCTGCACCCTAA
- a CDS encoding succinate--CoA ligase subunit beta yields MDLLEYQVKEWFREIGIPVLPSQRIDHPTDLKRLKIHYPIVLKSQVHAGDRAEAGGVRIVETTIDAIAAAQTIFNLPIWGELPEVVLAESKYNATQEFYLAVVLDTAVCRPILLGCKEPDVDWELAGEKMQHVVVEQEFSPFYARRLALKMGLQGALMKSVSGVLEKMYELFIQKDLDLVEINPLAINAVGEVMALNGKVRVNERAIGRHPEIAAMAAKMVNQHHGTSQINNRFGDWDSLEMHGKIGILGNGTGSMMATADLVASAGGKPGICLNLRHGSIVDTSPTTFCDRLVKGLNLLAADNSIQVILINLLGSIPQPEAAAAAISEFVLRDKGELPSVIARSNGSKNSREHSLPHVVIRLAGSELNVAKDVLAPLTTHKNRLIVVENLDEAVAAAVSLVQSPAFKKVS; encoded by the coding sequence ATGGATTTATTGGAGTATCAAGTTAAAGAATGGTTTAGGGAAATAGGCATTCCTGTATTGCCTTCCCAACGCATTGATCATCCTACAGATTTGAAACGGCTCAAAATTCACTATCCGATTGTACTAAAATCGCAAGTACACGCTGGAGACAGGGCAGAAGCAGGGGGAGTCAGGATTGTAGAAACAACAATTGATGCGATCGCCGCTGCCCAAACTATCTTTAATCTCCCAATCTGGGGTGAATTACCAGAGGTTGTACTAGCAGAGTCTAAGTATAATGCCACGCAAGAGTTTTATTTAGCTGTAGTTTTAGATACAGCTGTTTGCCGCCCTATACTTTTAGGCTGCAAAGAACCGGACGTGGATTGGGAATTAGCTGGTGAGAAAATGCAGCACGTTGTTGTAGAACAAGAATTTTCACCGTTTTATGCTCGCAGGCTAGCTTTAAAGATGGGTTTGCAAGGCGCACTGATGAAATCGGTAAGTGGCGTTTTAGAAAAAATGTATGAATTATTCATACAGAAAGACTTAGATTTAGTAGAAATCAATCCCTTAGCAATCAACGCGGTTGGGGAAGTGATGGCATTAAACGGTAAAGTCAGGGTGAACGAGCGAGCTATTGGGCGGCATCCAGAAATTGCGGCAATGGCAGCCAAAATGGTCAATCAACATCATGGCACAAGCCAGATCAATAATCGGTTTGGTGACTGGGATAGTTTAGAAATGCACGGTAAAATAGGCATTTTGGGTAATGGGACAGGTTCTATGATGGCAACTGCTGATTTAGTTGCTAGTGCAGGTGGTAAACCGGGTATTTGTTTAAATCTCAGACACGGTTCGATTGTGGATACCTCACCGACGACATTTTGCGATCGCTTAGTTAAAGGTTTAAATCTCTTGGCTGCTGACAACAGCATTCAAGTGATACTGATTAATCTCCTCGGCAGCATTCCTCAGCCAGAAGCCGCCGCCGCCGCGATTAGTGAATTTGTACTGCGCGACAAAGGCGAACTCCCTTCAGTAATTGCACGTTCTAATGGCAGCAAAAACTCTAGGGAGCATTCCTTACCCCACGTAGTTATCCGTCTAGCTGGTTCGGAGTTAAACGTTGCCAAAGATGTGTTAGCACCATTAACAACTCACAAAAATAGACTAATAGTAGTAGAAAATTTAGACGAAGCTGTTGCAGCCGCAGTCAGTCTCGTCCAATCACCTGCTTTCAAAAAAGTCTCTTAG
- a CDS encoding succinate--CoA ligase subunit alpha: MKLTPDSKVIIQGFCEFISATHIAQMQAYGTNLVAGVDPGCGGQQIYDLPVFDLVEEVVEKFGAIDTTIICVHPYQVLDAALEAIACQIRQIIIITAGVPPLDMVELLRKAEAGETLVVGPNSPGIIVPGKILLGTQPSEFYTPGPVGIVSRSSTLTYEVAWELTKAGLGQSISVSIGSDAIVGSSFLQWLQILDEDDTTEAIVLVGQPGGGSEETAARYIAEAIDKPVVAYIAGRQAPPGKTWRQTGTLVTVVGRPPNFGTAQSKIAAFEDADVPVAERPSLIPELLKKEIYVG, encoded by the coding sequence ATGAAATTAACGCCAGATAGTAAAGTTATCATTCAGGGCTTCTGTGAATTTATCTCAGCAACTCATATTGCTCAAATGCAGGCTTATGGGACAAATTTGGTAGCTGGTGTCGATCCTGGATGTGGTGGGCAGCAAATTTACGATCTGCCAGTATTTGATTTGGTAGAGGAGGTAGTAGAGAAGTTTGGGGCAATTGACACCACGATTATTTGTGTACACCCTTACCAAGTTCTTGATGCTGCCTTAGAAGCGATCGCCTGTCAGATCCGTCAGATTATCATCATTACTGCCGGTGTGCCGCCATTGGATATGGTGGAATTACTTCGTAAAGCCGAGGCTGGCGAAACTCTAGTAGTAGGGCCAAATAGTCCGGGAATTATTGTGCCTGGGAAAATTCTGTTAGGCACACAACCAAGCGAATTTTATACACCAGGCCCAGTAGGAATTGTGAGCCGCAGTAGTACCCTCACCTATGAAGTAGCGTGGGAACTGACAAAAGCGGGTTTGGGGCAATCGATTAGTGTCAGTATTGGTAGTGATGCCATTGTTGGTTCTTCGTTTTTGCAATGGCTGCAAATTCTGGATGAGGATGACACTACGGAAGCGATCGTTTTAGTCGGACAACCTGGGGGTGGTAGTGAAGAAACTGCCGCTAGGTACATTGCTGAAGCCATTGATAAACCAGTTGTGGCTTATATTGCTGGAAGGCAAGCACCACCGGGAAAAACTTGGCGACAAACTGGGACTTTAGTCACTGTTGTCGGAAGACCTCCTAATTTTGGCACGGCACAAAGTAAAATAGCTGCTTTTGAAGACGCAGACGTGCCGGTTGCCGAACGTCCTTCATTGATCCCTGAATTACTCAAGAAGGAAATTTATGTGGGATAG
- a CDS encoding aspartoacylase, translating into MKNINRVAIVGGTHGNEFTGAYLIKKLEKFPHLIQQYNFEAFTLLGNPKAFAVGKRYIEKDLNRCFFNQDLQDATLNSYEDSRAKSIFQMLVQSGEFQVDVIIDVHSTTANMGLSIILGNQHPFLLKLAAYLSEINPLVKVCYTQAEKGSNFLRSLCELGIVIEVGPVAQGVLNAEWFQKTEELIFTILNYIENSNQGVIPKTNNTLTFYKYLEAIDYPRNAAGELQAMIHPRLQFRDYEPLNPGEPMFLTLDGQAIAYQGTSTVYPIFINEAAYYEKGIAMYFTEKQQLSI; encoded by the coding sequence ATGAAAAACATTAATCGGGTTGCGATTGTTGGTGGTACTCACGGGAATGAATTTACAGGCGCATACCTAATTAAAAAGTTAGAAAAATTTCCTCATCTCATTCAACAATATAACTTTGAAGCCTTCACACTACTGGGTAATCCCAAAGCTTTTGCCGTAGGTAAACGTTATATAGAAAAGGATTTAAATCGTTGCTTTTTTAATCAAGATTTACAAGATGCCACACTCAATAGTTATGAAGATAGCCGAGCAAAAAGTATCTTCCAAATGCTTGTGCAGTCAGGTGAATTTCAGGTAGATGTGATTATTGATGTACACAGTACAACTGCAAATATGGGATTAAGTATTATTCTTGGTAATCAACATCCATTTTTGCTAAAATTAGCAGCTTATTTATCTGAAATTAATCCTTTAGTCAAAGTTTGTTATACCCAAGCTGAAAAAGGCAGTAATTTTTTGCGATCGCTCTGTGAATTAGGTATTGTAATTGAAGTTGGACCTGTCGCTCAGGGTGTATTGAATGCAGAGTGGTTTCAAAAAACAGAGGAACTGATTTTTACAATTTTAAACTATATAGAAAACTCAAACCAAGGTGTAATACCAAAAACTAATAATACTCTAACTTTTTATAAATATTTGGAGGCTATAGATTATCCCAGAAATGCAGCCGGAGAACTGCAAGCGATGATTCATCCCCGACTCCAGTTTCGAGATTATGAACCATTAAATCCTGGTGAGCCGATGTTTCTAACATTAGATGGACAGGCGATCGCTTATCAAGGCACATCCACCGTTTACCCAATTTTTATTAACGAAGCCGCCTACTACGAGAAAGGTATTGCTATGTATTTCACAGAAAAACAACAACTGTCAATTTAA